TCTAATAACGAGTCTGCTGCTGTATCGCCAATAATCTCACCGAGCTGTTCCCATGCGAGCCGTACATCGATTTGAATCATATCAATCGGAATATACTGTTCCGCGGCATCGTATGCATCCTGTAGTGATTTATAGGCTTTTTTAAGCAGTGCTATATGTCTCACATTACTCACATATGTCAAGTCACCCGATTCCAGCTTTCCACCAAAAAAGAGTGTCGAAATGGCATCTTCAAGTTTGTCTAGACCTTCCTCTTCCAGAACGGACATTGGTACGATGTTGGACTCTTCAAAGAAAGAGAGCAACTTATCCTTATCCAGTTTGGACGGTAAGTCCATTTTATTCATGATTACTAGGCATTGTCTACCGTGGATTTGTTCCATCAATGCCAATTCATCCTCATGTAGCTCTTCATTAGCGTTTAGCACAAGTAGAATCAAATCCGCATCGCTAACTGCAGCCTTAGAGCGTTCCACACCAATCTTCTCCACTACATCGATCGTTTCACGAATTCCTGCCGTATCAAGCAGCTTAAGCGGAATGTTGTTTATCGTTATATACTCTTCAATAACATCACGTGTTGTTCCGGGAATATCCGTTACAATCGCTTTGTTATCACGTGCTAATGCGTTTAATAATGAGGATTTACCAACATTGGGACGTCCGACTATAGCTGTCGTTATACCCTCACGAAGTATTTTTCCTTCATTAGAAGTCTTGAGTAACTTTGTGATTCCTTCCATCACTTCACTGCTTTTATCCTTAATAAATTCAGCTGTCATGGATTCTACATCATGCTCTGGATAATCTATATTCACTTCGATATGCGCAAGCATCTCAATAAGTGTATGGCGCAAGGCATGAATTCGATCCGACAAGGATCCGCTAACCTGCTTTAAAGCCACCGAAAAAGCGCGATCTGACTTCGAGCGAATGAGATCAATAACCGCTTCAGCCTGTGATAAATCAATACGTCCGCCCAAGAAAGCACGCTTGGTGAACTCACCCGGCTCGGCTAACCTTATCTCCTGTTGAAGAAGTAAATCCATCACCCTTCTTACAGAGATTACACCCCCATGAGCACTGATCTCTACTACATCTTCGGTCGTAAAAGAACGTGGGCCCTTCATGACGGTTACTAGTACTTCTTCCATCTTCTCTCCGTTATCCGGACTAACGATATGCCCATAATGAACGGTATGCGATTCCGCTTCAGTTAACGGAACTCGGCTACGAAACAAAGGCGCCACTTGGGAAATAGCCTGCGGGCCACTTACCCGAATAATAGCAATTCCTCCCTCGCCTAATGCCGTCGATACGGCAGCAATGGTGTCACTAAGCATGCTGTTTTTCACCCCAAAACCTATATTTTTTGATCAGAAACGGTCTTATATTGTTAAAAAAGCAATGACCCCTTACATTGGTCAAGGAGTCATTGCATCCATATAGTCTTTACTTCAAAGTTATAACGACGCGGCGATTTGGCTCTTCGCCCTTACTAAGGGTATTCACTTGCCGATGATCCTGTAATCTGGAGTGAATAATTTTCCGCTCCTGAGGTGACATCGGCTCCAATACAACCTCTTTACGAGTCCGAATGACACGACCGGCTAAACGATCAGCCAGCTCTTCGAGAGTTTTTTTACGCCGCTCACGGAAGTTCTCCGCATCTAGCACAAGCCGTATAAAACTGTCGGAGTAACGATTAGCTACGATATTAGCCAAATACTGCAGAGCATCGAGAGTTTGTCCTCTTCTACCAATCAATAGTCCCAAATCTGGACCTGATATCTGCAGAATCGTGGATTCCTTGGTGTGGACGATTTCGACTTCCACTTCGAGCCCCATGCTCTTAGCGACATCCACAATGAAATGAACGGCTTCTTGGTAAGCTTCCTCCACCGGTTGTCCGGAATCTTGGCGCGGCACGCCGCCGTTAGCCTCCTGTTTGCTCTCTCTTGTTGACTGCTGAGGCAGTGACGGAGCACTCGCCGCTGATGCCGGTGCGGCTTCGGCTATCAAGGTTAATTCAACCTTGGCACCTTTCGCACCGATCAATCCCAGGAATCCTCTTGATGGCTGCTCAAGTACGTTGACCGTTACCCGGTCCTTTTGAACTCCAAGCTGGGTAAGTCCCCGTTCTACAGCTTCTTCAATGGTTTTCCCTGTTGCGACGACTTTGCTCATTTTGACTTTTTGGCTCCCTTCGATGCTTTACTGCCGCCTTTACTCTTCACAGCAGCTGAGTCATCTGTACTTTTCACAGCACTTGCGATTGCCAATTTGTGTTTATCGTTGTTGCGATATAAGAAATAGTTCTGAACAATAGTGTAAATGTTACTGTATACCCAGTATAGCGGCAATGCTGCTGGGAAGTTGTAGGACATAACGAAAATCAGAACTGGATAAATCATCATCATGAACTGCATTGGCCCTTGTTGTTGCATCGGGTTCATTTTAGTCATCATTCTAGTTTGTATAAATGTTGTTAATGCGGCTAGCACTGGCAAGATAAACAGATGATCGGGCTTACCTAGCTGCAGCCATAAGAAGTCGTGCTCCCGTAGATGTGGGTTATAGTATATCGAGTTGTAGAGAGCGATAAAGATAGGCATTTGTACGATCAGCGGTAAACAACCCGCCATTGGATTAACCTTATTCTCTTGGAACAAACGCATCGTTTCTTGCTGCACCTTTTCAGGTGTGTCTTTATATTTTTTCTGGATCTTTTGGAGTTCCGGTTGAATGGCTTGCATTGCTCGCGAGCTCTTCACCTGTTTAATCGTAAGCGGAAGAATCAGCGTGCGGACAATAATAACCATCACAAGTACGGCTAAACCATATTCTCCGTTAAACCAATCAGCAAACTTGTCCAAGGCAATGGCGAAATAATACACTACATTACTTTGCCAGAAGCCTCCATTCTTTAAATCCTCCGTAGTGTGCGTAACAGCAGTTGACGGAGCGCATCCCGACAGAACAGCTAACGACAACACCATCACTGTGATGA
This Paenibacillus sp. FSL R5-0345 DNA region includes the following protein-coding sequences:
- the mnmE gene encoding tRNA uridine-5-carboxymethylaminomethyl(34) synthesis GTPase MnmE, which produces MLSDTIAAVSTALGEGGIAIIRVSGPQAISQVAPLFRSRVPLTEAESHTVHYGHIVSPDNGEKMEEVLVTVMKGPRSFTTEDVVEISAHGGVISVRRVMDLLLQQEIRLAEPGEFTKRAFLGGRIDLSQAEAVIDLIRSKSDRAFSVALKQVSGSLSDRIHALRHTLIEMLAHIEVNIDYPEHDVESMTAEFIKDKSSEVMEGITKLLKTSNEGKILREGITTAIVGRPNVGKSSLLNALARDNKAIVTDIPGTTRDVIEEYITINNIPLKLLDTAGIRETIDVVEKIGVERSKAAVSDADLILLVLNANEELHEDELALMEQIHGRQCLVIMNKMDLPSKLDKDKLLSFFEESNIVPMSVLEEEGLDKLEDAISTLFFGGKLESGDLTYVSNVRHIALLKKAYKSLQDAYDAAEQYIPIDMIQIDVRLAWEQLGEIIGDTAADSLLDQIFSQFCLGK
- the jag gene encoding RNA-binding cell elongation regulator Jag/EloR, with product MSKVVATGKTIEEAVERGLTQLGVQKDRVTVNVLEQPSRGFLGLIGAKGAKVELTLIAEAAPASAASAPSLPQQSTRESKQEANGGVPRQDSGQPVEEAYQEAVHFIVDVAKSMGLEVEVEIVHTKESTILQISGPDLGLLIGRRGQTLDALQYLANIVANRYSDSFIRLVLDAENFRERRKKTLEELADRLAGRVIRTRKEVVLEPMSPQERKIIHSRLQDHRQVNTLSKGEEPNRRVVITLK
- a CDS encoding YidC/Oxa1 family membrane protein insertase, with the translated sequence MSLMKTRRGKWFLLITVMVLSLAVLSGCAPSTAVTHTTEDLKNGGFWQSNVVYYFAIALDKFADWFNGEYGLAVLVMVIIVRTLILPLTIKQVKSSRAMQAIQPELQKIQKKYKDTPEKVQQETMRLFQENKVNPMAGCLPLIVQMPIFIALYNSIYYNPHLREHDFLWLQLGKPDHLFILPVLAALTTFIQTRMMTKMNPMQQQGPMQFMMMIYPVLIFVMSYNFPAALPLYWVYSNIYTIVQNYFLYRNNDKHKLAIASAVKSTDDSAAVKSKGGSKASKGAKKSK